CCCGATGGAACGGTCCTCCCAGCTCCATGCCCAGCACGGAAGCCGCCAGCGTGTGAGGCGATGCTGGCCGGGGGCTCACATGGAGCTCTCCGGCGATGATCTCCCCCACGACATGCTCGGGGAGTGCCTCCAGATCGGCGTAGGTGGCCGGTTTGCGTTCCATGACTCCCCGATGTTCCTCGACGCCCGTCTCCGTTTCCATGGAGCCGGTCTAGCACCTGGGTCTGACGTGGCGAGTCAGGTACAACCACCTGCCCTCAGCGGTTCACCTTACCTCTTTCCTGGCCTGGCGCTCCCCACTTCAGCTCCAGGGGTGTCCAGGCGAATCCTTCGCCGTCCAGATTGTAACGGTTGGAATCCGCACGCATGCCCACACCCTTCACGAAGACGCGGGGCGCCCAGCCCAGCTCCCAACGCCCCTGGTTCCAGCGGAAGGCTCCCCATGCATAGCCATGCTGCTCGGAGGACTCCCCGTGGCCCGCTCCCGCGACGAGGCGGACCGACTCCCGAGAGATGCCGAGGCTTCGCAGCGCACGGGCCCGGGCGACGTGGACGTGCCCGCAGAGATGCAGATGGGGACCCCTCTCCATCATCCGCTCCAGGAGCAGATCCTCGGCATCCGGGTGCAGCCAGCCCGGTGGATGGTGGGTGAGCAGGAGCAGAAGATCCTCCTCCTTCACCTGCTGGAGCGAGCGGAGTTGCCGCTCGCCGATGACGAGCTTCCTTTCAGCGTCGTTCTTGTCACTCACCCAGACCGAGCACAGGCCGACGAACCACACCCGCCCAGGCTGCTCGGAGGTGGGGGCGCGTTGCTCGCTCCAGTCGAGCAGCAGGTTGTCGGCGCCTCGCGGATGGTTGGGAGCGAGTTCCTCCAGGAAGCGGACGTAGGCTGCGAGCTTGTCACCCAGCAACGTCCGGCTGCGCTCCTTCTGGAGATGATCGTCAATGGAGCCAGGCTTCGCGCGGATGGACGCGTGTGAGCCTTCGACATGCGGCTCCTCGGCCATCGAGCGATCGACGTCGTGGTTGCCGGGCACCACGCGGAGCGCCGCGGTCGAGGTGCCGGCTGCCTCGATGAGCTTCCTCAGCCACTGGGCTGCCTGCTGGTACTGCTCGGGCTTCGCGCTGAAGGCGATGTCCCCCGTGACGAAGACATGGTCCGGTATCCAGGGGAGGTTCTTCTCCACGTCCTGGCGGATGGCTTCGATGACGACTTCCTGGTTGAAGCGGTGCTTCTGCTGTTTCTGCACCTCCCCGGCACCGAAGTGGAGATCCGACACATGGAGCCACGTGAGGGCGGGCTTCGGCCCGGAAGGTCTGGGGCGCACCGTGCCCGGAGCAGCCCGCGGGACCCGCGGCTCCCAGGTGCTCCCGGATCCCCAGACGAGGCCGAAGAGCGAGCCGCTGAACGAGGCCGGGCTTCCAGCGACGAGCCCGTATTGCCGGAGGGCTTCGAGGCTCGACCCCGTGCCGAGCCGGGCGCCGTCCAGCAGTTGCTGCATCTTGGGAGGCAGGGAGGTGTAGATGGCCTGGAAGGGATCATCGAAGTCCTCGACGGAGTCGATGAAGCCCGCCAACTCGTCCTCGGTGGGAGGATGCGCGGCCTCGGTGCCCGCGTGCATGAGGAAGCGGCAGAGGCGTGCGACCAGATTGGGGAAACCCGCGGTCGCGCGGTGGATGGCCTCCACCACGTTCTCCTCGCAGGCCAGCGGCGTCTGGCTCCAGGCCCGCCGGACCATTCGCGCCGTTTCCTCCCGGCTCAGCGGATGGAGTGGCTCGATCTTCACATCCTCGAGGAGCCGCTGGAGCTCGATCGGTGCATCTGGCCTCATCAGGATGGGCCAGGCGGCCAGGACGAACGGACGATCCTTCAGCCGCCGGTGCAGCTCGCCGAGCGCCTGCGGGGTCCAGTCCAGCAGGTGCTGCGCCTCGTCGAACACGAGCCAGCCC
This is a stretch of genomic DNA from Archangium violaceum. It encodes these proteins:
- a CDS encoding metallophosphoesterase, whose protein sequence is MSWCIHGPVDKDEDCRDPAGTQRIIRLAERGVVVVGPSRIGKTSLLHRVIENLGPRFDSPRPIHLSSESKDTFARMEKATGWLVFDEAQHLLDWTPQALGELHRRLKDRPFVLAAWPILMRPDAPIELQRLLEDVKIEPLHPLSREETARMVRRAWSQTPLACEENVVEAIHRATAGFPNLVARLCRFLMHAGTEAAHPPTEDELAGFIDSVEDFDDPFQAIYTSLPPKMQQLLDGARLGTGSSLEALRQYGLVAGSPASFSGSLFGLVWGSGSTWEPRVPRAAPGTVRPRPSGPKPALTWLHVSDLHFGAGEVQKQQKHRFNQEVVIEAIRQDVEKNLPWIPDHVFVTGDIAFSAKPEQYQQAAQWLRKLIEAAGTSTAALRVVPGNHDVDRSMAEEPHVEGSHASIRAKPGSIDDHLQKERSRTLLGDKLAAYVRFLEELAPNHPRGADNLLLDWSEQRAPTSEQPGRVWFVGLCSVWVSDKNDAERKLVIGERQLRSLQQVKEEDLLLLLTHHPPGWLHPDAEDLLLERMMERGPHLHLCGHVHVARARALRSLGISRESVRLVAGAGHGESSEQHGYAWGAFRWNQGRWELGWAPRVFVKGVGMRADSNRYNLDGEGFAWTPLELKWGAPGQERGKVNR